Proteins from one Ramlibacter sp. PS4R-6 genomic window:
- a CDS encoding Stp1/IreP family PP2C-type Ser/Thr phosphatase: MNYEFSIRTDPGLARENNEDSVALDEDSRLAILADGMGGYNAGEIASGMATTFIKSELGRWLSQAGRNANPREVRRAMEICVDNANRSIFNAANSNPQYSGMGTTLVLACFGEGRLILGHIGDSRCYRVRGAEIAQITKDHSLLQEQMDAGLITPEQAATSTNKNLVTRALGVEDAVLLEVNEHKVEPGDIYLMCSDGLSDMVDDDGIAKILAQDVPLEQKVAMLIDAANANGGRDNISVLVAQANEGSRRKGLISRLLGK, translated from the coding sequence ATGAATTACGAGTTCAGCATCCGCACCGACCCGGGCCTCGCGCGTGAGAACAACGAGGACTCGGTCGCCCTCGACGAGGATTCGCGCCTGGCGATCCTGGCCGACGGCATGGGCGGGTACAACGCCGGCGAGATCGCCAGCGGCATGGCCACCACCTTCATCAAGTCGGAGCTGGGTCGCTGGCTGTCGCAGGCCGGGCGCAACGCCAACCCGCGCGAGGTGCGGCGGGCCATGGAGATCTGCGTCGACAACGCCAACCGCTCGATCTTCAACGCCGCCAACTCGAACCCGCAGTACAGCGGCATGGGCACGACGCTCGTGCTCGCCTGCTTCGGCGAAGGGCGCCTGATCCTGGGCCACATCGGCGATTCGCGCTGCTACCGCGTGCGCGGTGCCGAGATCGCCCAGATCACCAAGGACCACTCGCTGCTGCAGGAGCAGATGGACGCCGGCCTGATCACGCCGGAGCAGGCGGCCACCTCGACGAACAAGAACCTGGTGACGCGCGCCCTCGGTGTGGAGGACGCGGTGTTGCTGGAAGTCAACGAACACAAGGTCGAGCCGGGCGATATCTACCTCATGTGCTCGGATGGTTTGTCCGACATGGTGGATGATGACGGGATCGCCAAGATCCTCGCGCAGGATGTACCGCTGGAACAGAAGGTGGCCATGTTGATCGACGCGGCCAATGCCAATGGAGGCCGGGACAACATCTCGGTGCTGGTGGCCCAGGCGAACGAGGGTTCGCGGAGGAAAGGCCTGATTTCCCGGTTGCTCGGGAAATAG
- a CDS encoding 3',5'-cyclic-nucleotide phosphodiesterase, whose amino-acid sequence MKVRVLGCSGAIAKDCRTTSFLLDSDVLVDCGTGVGDLTLAEMKGIDYVLVTHSHLDHVASLPLMIDAIASSLTKPVQVHALPGTIAALKAHIFNNVIWPDFSRIPTPEKPFITFHEIQVGQTLELPGKRIEVLPAVHTVPACGFAVTSGKGCWIFTGDTERNPAFWRRINQMNVAALVIETAFSNREKELAKRALHLAPASLAEELDLIDKNKRFPIFITHTKPAETEMIMAEIQKFDQTQPFGPNVTHDIRWLHAGQEFEL is encoded by the coding sequence ATGAAGGTGCGGGTGCTGGGCTGCTCCGGGGCGATCGCCAAGGATTGCCGGACCACCTCTTTCCTGCTCGATTCCGACGTGCTGGTCGACTGCGGCACCGGGGTGGGCGACCTGACCCTTGCCGAGATGAAGGGAATCGACTACGTCCTCGTGACGCATTCCCACCTGGACCACGTGGCGTCGCTGCCGCTGATGATCGACGCGATCGCCTCCTCGCTGACCAAGCCCGTGCAGGTCCACGCGCTGCCCGGCACGATCGCCGCGCTGAAGGCGCACATCTTCAACAACGTGATCTGGCCCGATTTCTCGCGCATCCCCACGCCCGAGAAACCCTTCATCACGTTCCACGAAATCCAGGTCGGCCAGACGCTGGAGCTGCCCGGCAAGCGCATCGAGGTGCTGCCCGCGGTGCACACCGTCCCGGCGTGCGGCTTCGCAGTCACCTCGGGCAAGGGCTGCTGGATCTTCACCGGCGACACCGAGCGCAACCCGGCCTTCTGGCGCCGCATCAACCAGATGAACGTCGCGGCGCTGGTGATCGAGACGGCCTTCTCCAACCGCGAGAAGGAGCTGGCCAAGCGCGCGCTGCACCTGGCGCCGGCCTCGCTCGCCGAGGAGCTCGACCTGATCGACAAGAACAAGCGCTTCCCCATCTTCATCACGCACACCAAGCCGGCCGAGACCGAGATGATCATGGCGGAGATCCAGAAGTTCGACCAGACGCAGCCGTTCGGCCCGAACGTCACCCACGACATCCGCTGGCTCCATGCGGGCCAGGAATTCGAGTTGTAA
- a CDS encoding FHA domain-containing protein, with protein sequence MPKMIVSIDGVVIKEVQLTKDRTTLGRRPYNDIVIDNLAVSGEHAVLAMSGQEVYLEDLNSTNGTYINGKAVKKQLLANNDTVEIGKYKIKFIHEQPAFAGAEKTVILKPGSILPPAKPPAAAPAPGAPAASVEAQQADLGQINASIKVLSGAAAGRQVPLVKVVTTIGKPGVAVAAITKRPHGFVVAHVEGSNKPTLNGAAIGAEPVTLKNGDLLELAGTQMQFVQA encoded by the coding sequence ATGCCGAAGATGATCGTCTCGATTGACGGCGTCGTCATCAAGGAAGTGCAGTTGACCAAGGACCGGACGACGCTGGGTCGCCGGCCCTACAACGACATCGTGATCGACAACCTCGCCGTGAGCGGCGAGCACGCCGTGCTGGCGATGAGCGGGCAGGAGGTCTACCTCGAGGACCTGAACAGCACCAACGGCACGTACATCAACGGCAAGGCCGTCAAGAAGCAGCTGCTCGCGAACAACGACACGGTGGAGATCGGCAAGTACAAGATCAAGTTCATCCACGAGCAGCCGGCGTTCGCGGGTGCCGAGAAGACCGTGATCCTCAAGCCCGGCTCGATCCTGCCGCCGGCCAAGCCGCCGGCCGCCGCGCCCGCTCCCGGCGCTCCCGCCGCCAGCGTGGAGGCGCAGCAGGCCGACCTGGGCCAGATCAACGCGAGCATCAAGGTGCTGTCGGGCGCCGCCGCCGGCCGGCAGGTGCCGCTGGTGAAGGTGGTGACCACCATCGGCAAGCCCGGGGTGGCGGTGGCCGCGATCACCAAGCGGCCGCACGGTTTCGTCGTGGCCCATGTGGAGGGCAGCAACAAGCCGACGCTGAACGGCGCGGCCATCGGCGCGGAGCCGGTGACGCTGAAGAACGGCGACTTGCTGGAGCTCGCGGGCACCCAGATGCAGTTCGTCCAGGCCTGA
- the sucC gene encoding ADP-forming succinate--CoA ligase subunit beta yields MKIHEYQGKEILRQFGVPVPRGIPAFTVQEAVEAAQKLGGPVWVVKAQIHAGGRGKGGGVKVAKSVDQVKELAGNILGMQLKTHQTGPEGQKVRRLYIEEGADIQKEYYVSVVTDRATQKVAFIASSEGGMDIEEVAHSHPEKIIKVFVDPLAGLTDAQAKEIADGIGIPPGSTAQAKDVFQKLYKCYMDTDASLVEINPLNRDGKGNIVALDAKFNFDSNALFRHPDVVALRDLDEEDAAEIEASKFDLAYISLDGNIGCLVNGAGLAMATMDTIKLFGAEPANFLDVGGGATPEKVTEAFKIMLKNPKVKAILVNIFGGIMKCDTIATGVITACKAVNLSVPLVVRMKGTNEELGKKMLAESGLPIISADTMAEAAQKVVAAVKKA; encoded by the coding sequence ATGAAGATCCACGAGTACCAAGGCAAGGAAATCCTGCGCCAGTTCGGCGTGCCCGTGCCCCGCGGCATCCCGGCGTTCACCGTCCAGGAAGCCGTCGAGGCGGCCCAGAAACTCGGCGGCCCCGTCTGGGTCGTCAAGGCGCAGATCCATGCCGGCGGCCGCGGCAAGGGCGGCGGCGTGAAGGTCGCCAAGAGCGTGGACCAGGTCAAGGAGCTGGCCGGCAACATCCTGGGCATGCAGCTCAAGACGCACCAGACCGGCCCCGAAGGCCAGAAGGTGCGGCGCCTGTACATCGAGGAAGGCGCGGACATCCAGAAGGAGTACTACGTCTCCGTCGTCACCGACCGCGCCACGCAGAAGGTCGCGTTCATCGCCTCGAGCGAAGGCGGCATGGACATCGAAGAGGTGGCGCACAGCCATCCCGAGAAGATCATCAAGGTGTTCGTCGACCCGCTCGCGGGGCTGACGGATGCGCAGGCCAAGGAGATCGCCGACGGCATCGGCATCCCCCCCGGCTCGACCGCTCAAGCCAAGGACGTCTTCCAGAAGCTCTACAAGTGCTACATGGACACGGACGCCTCGCTGGTCGAGATCAACCCGCTCAACCGCGACGGCAAGGGCAACATCGTCGCGCTGGACGCCAAGTTCAACTTCGACTCCAACGCCCTGTTCCGCCATCCCGACGTCGTCGCGCTGCGCGACCTGGACGAGGAAGACGCGGCCGAGATCGAGGCGAGCAAGTTCGACCTGGCCTACATCTCGCTGGACGGCAACATCGGCTGCCTGGTCAACGGCGCGGGCCTGGCGATGGCCACGATGGACACCATCAAGCTGTTCGGCGCCGAGCCGGCGAACTTCCTGGACGTCGGCGGCGGCGCCACGCCGGAGAAGGTCACCGAGGCCTTCAAGATCATGCTGAAGAACCCCAAGGTCAAGGCGATCCTGGTGAACATCTTCGGCGGCATCATGAAGTGCGACACCATTGCCACCGGCGTGATCACCGCGTGCAAGGCGGTGAACCTGAGCGTGCCGCTGGTCGTGCGCATGAAGGGCACCAACGAGGAACTGGGCAAGAAGATGCTGGCCGAGTCGGGCCTTCCCATCATCAGCGCGGACACCATGGCGGAAGCCGCGCAAAAAGTCGTCGCCGCGGTGAAGAAGGCCTGA
- a CDS encoding TerC family protein has protein sequence MEMLQTPEFWIGLVKIIWINIILSGDNAVVIALAARTLPPHQQRMAVLWGAGAAVVLRVVLTVVAVKLLALPYLQIVGGLLLLWIGVQLLSEDDEDANDTDEEKASNLMSAIRTILIADLVMSLDNVIAVAAAAGGSTTLLVLGLAISIPLVIFGATLMVKLMERYPIIVVAGAGLIGWVAGETIVSDAILKDVLEANKWLHYAAAVAGAVFVVGLGKLLQSRGRAQAA, from the coding sequence ATGGAAATGCTGCAGACGCCGGAGTTCTGGATCGGCCTGGTCAAGATCATCTGGATCAACATCATCCTGTCGGGCGACAACGCGGTGGTGATCGCGCTGGCCGCGCGGACGCTGCCACCGCACCAGCAACGGATGGCGGTGCTGTGGGGCGCGGGCGCCGCCGTCGTGCTGCGCGTGGTCCTCACCGTGGTCGCGGTCAAGCTGCTCGCCTTGCCATACCTGCAGATCGTCGGCGGCCTGCTGCTGCTGTGGATCGGCGTGCAGTTGCTCTCCGAGGACGACGAGGACGCGAACGACACCGACGAGGAAAAGGCCAGCAACCTGATGTCGGCCATCCGCACCATCCTCATCGCCGATCTGGTCATGAGCCTGGACAACGTGATCGCGGTCGCCGCGGCGGCCGGCGGCAGCACCACGCTCCTCGTCCTGGGCCTGGCGATCAGCATCCCGCTGGTGATCTTCGGCGCCACGCTGATGGTCAAGCTGATGGAGCGCTATCCCATCATCGTCGTCGCCGGCGCGGGCCTCATCGGCTGGGTGGCGGGCGAGACCATCGTGAGCGACGCGATCCTCAAGGACGTGCTCGAAGCGAACAAGTGGCTGCACTACGCCGCCGCGGTGGCCGGCGCCGTGTTCGTGGTCGGCCTGGGCAAGTTGCTGCAGTCGCGAGGGCGCGCGCAGGCTGCCTGA
- a CDS encoding CHASE2 domain-containing protein has translation MGLLSKHWSRIAVTLVPLVFALLHAMGVLHIGVLQRLDDIIYDARLRATMPRTLDDRIVIVDLDEKSLGELGHWPWGRNKLAAMMDELFDRQKVAVVGFDVVFAEADDSSGLQRLRQLAQGELKDAPGFVSRLEQIQGSLDYDALFAKSLAKRPVVMGYYFTHDPQGKGFLPEPVLQKADLQGRTIRFYGWEGYGSNIDVLGKNAPMAGFFNPVVDNDGVLRSIPLLSEYGGKYYETLSLAMYRLAIGLPTVEPGFPKDTKFFSSKTYNALESINLRKGKGHFAIPVDDKVASLIPYRGLGGVKGGSFRYVSAADVIGKRLKEGELKDRIILVGTTAVGLQDLRIAPVGETYPGVEAHANVISGLLDGKVFYKPDYAVGYDVFMIVVAGLVLALGLPLLSATRAVILSAVVIAIVFGFNWYLFTAEGLVLPLAAALVMSITAFALNMSYGYFVESRSKRNLAHLFGTYVPPELVDEMVKDPEAYSMAAASKELTVMFCDMRGFTKMSETMEPLKLQELLNSVFNRLTDIIRGNRGTIDKYMGDCVMAFWGAPVDLPNHAFLASKTSMEMANAVRKINEEHRAKGIPEIGVGIGLNTGSMCVGDMGSELRRAYTVIGDSVNLGSRLEGLSKVYGVDIVVSESTRKLANEFAWQELDRVRVKGKEQAVAIFWPLAPADRLDKAYQDELKTWAAFLKAYRAQDWDNCDLHLLNLQRMNPKKYLYELYSERVASMRLLPFDPEWDGATNFETK, from the coding sequence ATGGGCTTGCTCTCCAAACACTGGTCCCGCATCGCGGTGACGCTGGTTCCGCTGGTGTTCGCGCTGCTGCACGCGATGGGCGTGCTGCACATCGGCGTGCTGCAGCGCCTGGACGACATCATCTACGACGCCCGCCTGCGCGCCACGATGCCGCGCACGCTGGACGACCGCATCGTGATCGTCGACCTCGACGAAAAGAGCCTGGGCGAGCTGGGGCACTGGCCCTGGGGGCGCAACAAGCTCGCGGCCATGATGGACGAACTGTTCGACCGCCAGAAGGTCGCGGTGGTCGGCTTCGACGTGGTGTTCGCCGAGGCGGACGACAGTTCGGGCCTGCAGCGCCTGCGCCAGCTCGCGCAGGGTGAGCTCAAGGACGCCCCCGGTTTCGTCAGCCGCCTGGAGCAGATCCAGGGCTCGCTGGACTACGACGCCCTCTTCGCGAAGTCGCTCGCGAAGCGCCCGGTCGTCATGGGGTACTACTTCACGCACGACCCGCAGGGCAAGGGCTTCCTGCCGGAGCCGGTGCTGCAGAAGGCGGACCTGCAGGGCCGCACCATCCGCTTCTACGGGTGGGAAGGCTACGGCTCCAACATCGACGTGCTGGGCAAGAACGCGCCGATGGCCGGCTTCTTCAACCCCGTGGTCGACAACGACGGCGTGCTGCGCTCCATCCCGCTGCTCTCCGAGTACGGGGGCAAGTACTACGAGACGCTGTCGCTCGCCATGTACCGCCTCGCCATCGGCCTGCCGACGGTGGAGCCCGGCTTCCCGAAAGACACGAAGTTCTTCAGCTCCAAGACCTACAACGCGCTCGAGAGCATCAACCTGCGCAAGGGCAAGGGCCACTTCGCCATTCCCGTGGACGACAAGGTGGCCAGCCTGATCCCCTACCGCGGCCTTGGTGGCGTCAAGGGCGGCAGCTTCCGCTACGTGTCCGCGGCCGACGTCATCGGCAAGCGCCTGAAGGAAGGCGAACTGAAGGACCGCATCATCCTGGTGGGCACGACGGCCGTGGGCCTGCAGGACTTGCGGATCGCCCCGGTCGGCGAAACCTACCCGGGCGTCGAGGCGCATGCCAACGTCATCTCGGGCCTGCTGGACGGCAAGGTGTTCTACAAGCCCGACTACGCGGTGGGTTACGACGTCTTCATGATCGTCGTGGCCGGGCTGGTGCTGGCCCTGGGGCTGCCGCTCCTGTCGGCGACGCGCGCCGTGATCCTGAGCGCCGTCGTCATCGCCATCGTCTTCGGCTTCAACTGGTACCTGTTCACCGCCGAGGGCCTGGTGCTGCCGCTGGCGGCCGCGCTCGTCATGAGCATCACGGCCTTCGCGCTGAACATGTCCTACGGCTACTTCGTGGAAAGCCGCAGCAAGCGCAACCTGGCCCACCTGTTCGGCACCTACGTGCCGCCCGAGCTGGTCGACGAGATGGTCAAGGACCCCGAGGCCTACTCGATGGCGGCCGCGAGCAAGGAGCTGACGGTGATGTTCTGCGACATGCGCGGCTTCACCAAGATGTCCGAGACCATGGAGCCGTTGAAGCTGCAGGAGCTGCTCAATTCGGTGTTCAACCGCCTGACGGACATCATCCGCGGCAACCGCGGCACCATCGACAAGTACATGGGCGACTGCGTGATGGCCTTCTGGGGCGCGCCGGTGGACCTGCCGAACCACGCCTTCCTGGCCTCCAAGACCTCGATGGAGATGGCCAACGCCGTGCGCAAGATCAACGAGGAACACCGCGCCAAGGGCATCCCCGAGATCGGCGTGGGCATCGGCCTGAACACCGGCAGCATGTGCGTGGGCGACATGGGCTCGGAGCTGCGCCGGGCCTACACCGTCATCGGTGACTCCGTCAACCTGGGTTCCCGCCTGGAGGGCCTGTCCAAGGTCTATGGCGTGGACATCGTGGTCAGCGAGTCCACCCGCAAGCTGGCCAACGAGTTCGCCTGGCAGGAACTGGACCGCGTGCGCGTCAAGGGCAAGGAGCAGGCCGTGGCCATCTTCTGGCCGCTCGCGCCGGCCGACCGGCTGGACAAGGCCTACCAGGACGAACTCAAGACCTGGGCCGCTTTCCTCAAGGCCTACCGCGCGCAGGACTGGGACAACTGCGACCTGCACCTGTTGAACCTGCAGCGGATGAACCCCAAAAAATACCTTTACGAGTTGTATTCGGAACGTGTAGCCTCGATGAGGTTGCTGCCGTTCGACCCCGAGTGGGACGGCGCCACCAACTTCGAGACCAAGTAA
- a CDS encoding CHASE2 domain-containing serine/threonine-protein kinase gives MGAVIVVAVLILYQATDTISTLERRFYDFGITSSSRAPSDRIAVIAIDDQSIANIGRWPWSRDVHAEMIDKLSAAKAKTIAYNVFFSEPQVDRGLSFIRKLKEVLGPQADAANEPIGKVIAEAEATLDTDAKLAASIGKAGNVLLPSVFQLGEPQGKPDKPLPGPVAKSAIDEKSGFSVLAVRGTYPIDAMGNPAAGIGHLNQWPDVDGAVRQEPLLVNYYGQAVPSMALLAAAKSLNLKPSDIKLNGGESVQIGRLRVRTDGAALMYPQFYKARDGKMPFAVDSFYDVLAGKIPAAKYADKIVLIGATAAGVGTVFPAPGYAGLSPAEYMAHVTSSILGEHFIVEPGWGLWATAGIFLLVAGYLIAGLPRLSAGMAAGVTAGAFVVLLAAEFALLSSASMWLKLVLPATLLVIGHLGLTTKRFLVTEAGKLKSDEESAETNRMMGLALQGQGQLDMAFDRFRRVPHTDALMDNLNNLALDFERKRQFNKAEAVYEYMATLDKTYKGLEAKLNRAKNLSETVILGGGGAHPGGTMLLDGGGVEKPMLGRYQVEKELGKGAMGVVYLGKDPKIGRVVAIKTMALSNEFEGEELNDARERFFREAETAGRLQHQNIVTIFDAGEEHDLAYIAMEFLKGRDLVDYCKDGNLLPMNKVVTIVERVAGALAYAHRANVVHRDIKPANIMYELDTDTVKVTDFGIARITDSSKTKTGLVLGTPSFMSPEQIAGKKVDGRSDLYSLGVMLFQMLAGVLPFRGDSMAELMYKIANEPAPDIRIIRKDIPERLAAVVAKSLAKKPEERYQDGDQFAADLKAALGDAGAAASSSSAPSTLSKGEAALAAANPGGESYAAQEGSGAAYEKTVVGMPGPGDAGYDAPPQGGAGSGPAYEKTTTFTKPDGGGSGS, from the coding sequence GTGGGCGCCGTCATCGTGGTGGCTGTGCTCATCCTGTACCAGGCGACCGACACGATCAGCACCCTCGAGCGGCGCTTCTACGATTTCGGCATCACCAGCAGTTCGCGCGCGCCGTCGGACCGCATCGCGGTGATCGCCATCGACGACCAGAGCATCGCCAACATCGGGCGCTGGCCGTGGTCGCGCGACGTGCACGCGGAGATGATCGACAAGCTCTCCGCGGCGAAGGCCAAGACCATCGCCTACAACGTGTTCTTCAGCGAGCCGCAGGTCGACCGCGGCCTGTCGTTCATCCGCAAGCTCAAGGAGGTGCTGGGCCCGCAGGCCGACGCCGCGAACGAGCCGATCGGCAAGGTCATCGCCGAAGCGGAAGCCACGCTCGACACCGACGCCAAGCTCGCCGCCAGCATCGGCAAGGCGGGCAACGTGCTGCTGCCCTCGGTGTTCCAGCTGGGCGAGCCCCAGGGCAAGCCCGACAAGCCGCTGCCCGGCCCGGTCGCCAAGAGCGCCATCGACGAGAAGTCGGGTTTCTCGGTGCTCGCCGTGCGCGGCACCTATCCCATCGACGCGATGGGCAACCCGGCAGCCGGCATCGGCCACCTGAACCAGTGGCCCGACGTGGACGGCGCGGTGCGCCAGGAGCCGCTGCTGGTCAACTACTACGGCCAGGCCGTGCCCTCGATGGCGCTGCTGGCCGCGGCCAAGAGCCTGAACCTCAAGCCCTCGGACATCAAGTTGAACGGCGGCGAGTCGGTGCAGATCGGCCGCCTGCGCGTGCGCACCGACGGCGCCGCGCTCATGTACCCGCAGTTCTACAAGGCGCGCGACGGCAAGATGCCCTTCGCCGTCGATTCCTTCTACGACGTGCTGGCCGGCAAGATCCCGGCGGCCAAGTACGCCGACAAGATCGTGCTGATCGGAGCGACCGCCGCCGGCGTGGGCACCGTGTTCCCCGCGCCGGGCTATGCCGGCCTGTCGCCCGCCGAATACATGGCGCACGTGACCTCCAGCATCCTGGGCGAGCACTTCATCGTCGAGCCGGGCTGGGGCCTGTGGGCCACCGCCGGCATCTTCCTGCTGGTGGCGGGCTACCTGATCGCGGGCCTGCCGCGCCTGTCCGCCGGCATGGCGGCGGGCGTCACCGCCGGCGCCTTCGTGGTGCTGCTGGCCGCGGAGTTCGCGCTGCTGTCGTCGGCCTCGATGTGGCTGAAGCTGGTGCTGCCCGCGACGCTGCTGGTGATCGGCCACCTGGGCCTGACCACCAAGCGCTTCCTGGTGACGGAAGCCGGCAAGCTCAAGTCCGACGAGGAGTCGGCCGAGACCAACCGCATGATGGGCCTGGCGCTGCAGGGGCAGGGCCAGCTGGACATGGCGTTCGACCGCTTCCGCCGCGTGCCGCACACCGACGCGCTGATGGACAACCTGAACAACCTCGCGCTGGACTTCGAGCGCAAGCGCCAGTTCAACAAGGCCGAGGCCGTGTACGAGTACATGGCCACGCTGGACAAGACGTACAAGGGCCTGGAAGCCAAGCTCAATCGCGCGAAGAACCTGTCCGAGACCGTCATCCTCGGCGGCGGCGGCGCGCACCCCGGTGGCACCATGCTGCTCGATGGCGGCGGTGTCGAGAAGCCGATGCTGGGGCGTTACCAAGTCGAGAAGGAACTGGGCAAGGGCGCGATGGGCGTCGTGTACCTGGGCAAGGACCCGAAGATCGGCCGCGTGGTGGCGATCAAGACGATGGCCCTGTCGAACGAGTTCGAGGGCGAGGAGCTGAACGACGCGCGCGAGCGCTTCTTCCGCGAGGCCGAGACGGCCGGCCGCCTGCAGCACCAGAACATCGTGACCATCTTCGATGCGGGCGAGGAACACGACCTGGCCTACATCGCCATGGAGTTCCTCAAGGGCCGCGACCTCGTCGACTACTGCAAGGACGGCAACCTGCTGCCCATGAACAAGGTGGTGACGATCGTCGAGCGCGTGGCCGGGGCGCTCGCGTACGCGCACCGCGCCAACGTCGTGCACCGCGACATCAAGCCCGCGAACATCATGTACGAGCTGGACACCGACACCGTGAAGGTGACGGACTTCGGCATCGCGCGCATCACCGACTCCAGCAAGACCAAGACGGGCCTGGTGCTGGGCACGCCGAGCTTCATGTCGCCCGAGCAGATCGCTGGCAAGAAGGTCGACGGCCGCTCCGACCTGTACTCACTGGGCGTGATGCTGTTCCAGATGCTGGCCGGTGTGCTGCCTTTCCGCGGCGATTCGATGGCCGAGCTGATGTACAAGATCGCCAACGAGCCGGCGCCGGACATCCGCATCATCCGCAAGGACATCCCCGAGCGCCTGGCCGCCGTGGTTGCCAAGTCGCTCGCGAAGAAGCCCGAGGAGCGCTACCAGGACGGCGACCAGTTCGCCGCCGACCTGAAGGCGGCGCTGGGCGATGCGGGCGCGGCGGCGTCGTCGTCGTCGGCGCCCTCCACCCTGTCCAAGGGCGAGGCGGCGCTGGCCGCGGCCAACCCGGGCGGCGAGTCCTATGCGGCGCAGGAGGGTTCCGGCGCCGCCTACGAAAAGACCGTGGTGGGCATGCCCGGCCCGGGCGACGCGGGCTATGATGCGCCGCCACAGGGAGGGGCGGGCTCAGGGCCGGCCTACGAGAAGACCACCACCTTCACGAAGCCAGACGGTGGCGGCTCCGGCTCCTGA
- the sucD gene encoding succinate--CoA ligase subunit alpha, translating into MSIYINKDTKVITQGITGKTGQFHTEKCQEYANGKNCFVAGVNPKKAGEKIFDIPIFASVKDAKQKTGASVSVIYVPPAGAADAIWEAVEADLDLVICITEGIPVKDMLVVRNKMKAKEAKGGKKTLLLGPNCPGLITPDEIKIGIMPGHIHKKGRVGVVSRSGTLTYEAVAQLTELGIGQSSAVGIGGDPINGLKHIDVMQAFNDDPETDAVIMIGEIGGPDEADAARWCKDHMKKPVVGFIAGVTAPPGKRMGHAGALISGGADTADAKLAIMEECGFKVTRNPSEMGRILKSLI; encoded by the coding sequence ATGTCGATCTACATCAACAAGGACACGAAGGTCATCACCCAGGGCATCACGGGCAAGACGGGCCAGTTCCACACCGAGAAGTGCCAGGAGTACGCGAACGGCAAGAACTGCTTCGTCGCGGGCGTGAACCCCAAGAAGGCCGGCGAGAAGATCTTCGACATCCCGATCTTCGCCAGCGTCAAGGACGCCAAGCAGAAGACCGGCGCGAGCGTCTCGGTCATCTACGTGCCCCCGGCGGGCGCGGCCGACGCGATCTGGGAAGCGGTGGAGGCCGACCTCGACCTCGTCATCTGCATCACCGAAGGCATCCCGGTGAAGGACATGCTGGTGGTGCGCAACAAGATGAAGGCCAAGGAAGCCAAGGGCGGCAAGAAGACGCTGCTGCTCGGCCCGAACTGCCCGGGCCTCATCACGCCCGATGAGATCAAGATCGGCATCATGCCCGGCCACATCCACAAGAAGGGACGCGTCGGCGTGGTCTCGCGCTCCGGCACGCTCACCTACGAAGCGGTCGCGCAGCTGACCGAACTCGGCATCGGCCAGTCGAGCGCCGTGGGCATCGGTGGCGACCCCATCAACGGCCTGAAGCACATCGATGTGATGCAGGCCTTCAACGACGACCCCGAGACTGACGCCGTGATCATGATCGGCGAGATCGGCGGCCCGGACGAGGCGGATGCCGCCCGCTGGTGCAAGGACCACATGAAGAAGCCCGTGGTCGGCTTCATCGCCGGCGTGACGGCGCCCCCCGGCAAGCGCATGGGCCACGCCGGCGCGCTCATCAGTGGCGGCGCCGACACGGCCGACGCCAAGCTGGCGATCATGGAAGAGTGCGGCTTCAAGGTCACGCGCAACCCGTCCGAGATGGGCCGCATCCTGAAGTCGCTCATCTAG